One region of Roseovarius faecimaris genomic DNA includes:
- a CDS encoding MBL fold metallo-hydrolase has protein sequence MIRYAVMCLACLVALPVFAQDRRPSHCIAIADAAPGLSYIHKAAWTDPVEPHTVRLRYVAHASFLVQTDAGLNIVTDFTGFLGSAPMIPDVVTMNRAHSTHYTEFPDPAIAHVLRGWGENGGAADHHLELGEVLIRNVPTDIRDGFGGAVEDGNSIFIFEAAGLCIGHLGHLHHVPTDEQFAAIGRLDVVMAPVDGGLTLPLPDMIGVLNRLKSRVVIPMHWFADGSLGRFLAGMEGAFDVVVTEESELTVSLRTLPREPTVIVLRPAWLRAEE, from the coding sequence ATGATCCGTTATGCCGTAATGTGTCTTGCCTGTCTCGTTGCTCTGCCGGTTTTTGCGCAGGATCGCCGCCCCAGTCATTGCATCGCGATTGCCGATGCGGCCCCCGGGCTCAGTTACATTCACAAGGCGGCCTGGACCGATCCGGTCGAGCCGCACACGGTGCGTCTGCGCTACGTGGCACATGCGAGCTTTCTGGTGCAAACCGACGCGGGCCTGAACATCGTCACCGATTTCACCGGCTTTCTGGGCAGCGCGCCGATGATCCCCGATGTGGTCACCATGAACCGCGCCCATTCCACCCATTACACCGAATTTCCCGATCCCGCGATTGCGCACGTCCTGCGGGGCTGGGGCGAGAACGGAGGAGCCGCGGATCATCACCTGGAACTGGGCGAGGTGCTGATCCGCAACGTGCCCACGGATATCCGCGACGGCTTTGGTGGGGCGGTGGAAGACGGCAACTCGATCTTCATATTCGAGGCTGCGGGCCTGTGTATCGGGCATCTGGGGCATCTGCATCATGTGCCCACCGATGAACAATTTGCCGCCATCGGGCGGCTCGATGTGGTCATGGCCCCGGTGGATGGCGGGCTGACCCTGCCGCTGCCCGACATGATCGGCGTGCTGAACCGTCTGAAATCGCGCGTCGTGATCCCGATGCACTGGTTCGCCGATGGTTCGCTCGGGCGCTTTCTGGCGGGGATGGAGGGGGCCTTCGACGTGGTCGTCACCGAGGAAAGCGAGCTGACGGTGTCCTTGCGGACCCTCCCGCGCGAGCCCACGGTGATCGTGCTGCGCCCGGCCTGGCTGCGTGCTGAAGAGTGA
- a CDS encoding maleate cis-trans isomerase family protein, with amino-acid sequence MMQSDPVDLSQAFDNGRHHRAKVGFVLLATEQTIESDMNTLYPPGVGLHFTRAPIPDSITNATLLAQADHLAPAAATLLPDGSLDVVCYACTSGSLVIGEERVCTELNRGAPKAKATTLITGVMRALRVLGATKIAVATPYLDEINQNEADYMTAAGFEITNIQGLNIEKDSDMIRVRPEFIADYAAGVDTPDADALFISCGALRSIDVIDALEQRVGKPVVTSNQAMAWDTLRLAGIGDRIDGYGMLLRDH; translated from the coding sequence ATGATGCAGAGCGACCCGGTTGACCTGTCACAGGCCTTCGACAACGGGCGACATCATCGCGCCAAGGTGGGGTTCGTCCTTCTTGCGACGGAGCAGACCATCGAATCGGATATGAACACGCTTTATCCGCCCGGCGTCGGGCTGCATTTCACCCGCGCGCCGATCCCGGACAGTATCACCAACGCGACCCTGCTGGCTCAGGCCGATCATCTGGCCCCGGCGGCAGCCACGCTGCTGCCTGATGGCAGCCTCGATGTGGTCTGTTACGCCTGTACCTCGGGCAGCCTGGTCATCGGTGAGGAACGGGTCTGCACCGAGCTCAACAGGGGCGCGCCCAAGGCGAAGGCGACGACGCTGATCACCGGGGTGATGCGGGCGCTCAGGGTGCTGGGGGCAACGAAAATCGCCGTGGCCACCCCCTATCTGGACGAGATCAACCAGAACGAGGCCGACTACATGACCGCCGCCGGGTTCGAGATCACCAATATCCAGGGGCTGAATATCGAGAAGGACAGTGACATGATCCGTGTCCGTCCCGAGTTCATTGCCGACTATGCCGCCGGGGTGGACACGCCGGATGCCGATGCGCTGTTCATCAGCTGCGGAGCGCTGCGCAGTATCGACGTGATCGATGCGCTGGAGCAGCGCGTCGGCAAACCGGTGGTGACCTCTAATCAGGCGATGGCCTGGGACACGCTGCGTCTTGCCGGGATCGGTGACAGGATCGACGGGTACGGCATGCTGCTGCGCGATCACTGA